GTTCAAAAGATAGGGATTTCTCCTGTGGTCATAAAAAGCGGCGAATATAAGGACATGGGGTCTCCTATGAGAGCCCTTAAGGAGAGTGAAAAACAGTTGTTTCAAAATCTTGTGGATGAACTGCACGTCCAGTTCGTATCCGATGCGGCTGCGGCCAGAAATATGGAGACTGATGTTATGTCTAAACTGGCCGACGGCAGGGTTTATACCGGGCAGACCGCCATGAAACTTAAACTTGTAGATCGTATCGGCAATCTGGATGATGCGGTGGAGTGGGCCGGACAGATAGCCGGCATTGAAGGTGAGTTAATTCCGGTTTATCCCAAAGCAGATAAAATGACACTGTTTAAAAAACTGGCCGAAACCCTGTTCCAGGATGTTAATCTCGGAACCAGGCTGTCCAGACAGTTCAGGTATGTTTTAAATTAAGTTAAGGTCTACTCAAAAAGGTCGACTTCTCCTGCGCCATGCCTGATCACCTCGGGTTCATCCTCAACCAGGGAAATAACCGAAGACGGGGTGTTGGGTACAGGGCCCCCATCAAGGACCATATCCAGCCTTGTATCGAAATAATCATGGAGCAGGGATGCATCCTCAAACACATCACCGTCAGGGTCCGTGGCCGAGGTAGAAATAATGGGATTACCTAGTTCTAAGGCAAGACTCAGGGCGATTTGATTGGCCGGCACCCTTATACCGGCGGTTTTCCTTTTGGTCAGCATGATTTTGGGCACCATCTTTGATCCAGGCAGGATAAAAGTATAAGGTCCGG
This window of the uncultured Desulfobacter sp. genome carries:
- a CDS encoding L-threonylcarbamoyladenylate synthase, with product MLHNVNPQTPQTRIISMAVACLRKGGIIAYPTDTFYGIGCDIMNKKAIEKIYRLKQRDKTKPFSFICPDLKNISQYAKVSNIAYRHMKRLLPGPYTFILPGSKMVPKIMLTKRKTAGIRVPANQIALSLALELGNPIISTSATDPDGDVFEDASLLHDYFDTRLDMVLDGGPVPNTPSSVISLVEDEPEVIRHGAGEVDLFE